In one Salvelinus fontinalis isolate EN_2023a chromosome 16, ASM2944872v1, whole genome shotgun sequence genomic region, the following are encoded:
- the LOC129813403 gene encoding fibronectin-like: MAQKEKALRVKQMGKCKVVSSSRNDQAGKHIIRPEEVVCDVCDELKAVKFCLICTQSYCETHVRKHYTLPKLQRHTLVEVTGDLEERLCQEHHRALEVFCRTDQKLICSQCVVTEHEGHDVVYDEIKQAGRQTFDRDQCQRLKLASVDEVLPPPGEIQFLSVTSDSVSLSWGSPEGLTGAQNFSVTWGCDGEERSLMVEDGCNVEIDGLQPGKKYQFSVATEGEDGRQSRWVSASVFTVVPAPRDLQINQSGATSFTVSWTKAEELENVPQRFLISYCSPGSETRAANTEDSYRTLSGLLPGTQYTISVSTVLNNGKQSKPLSTTICTSKPHTDSLHFWGAELDKSELD; this comes from the exons ATGGCGCAGAAGGAAAAAGCTCTCAGAGTGAAGCAAATGGGGAAGTGTAAGGTGGTGTCGAGCAGCCGGAATGATCAAGCAGGGAAGCA CATCATCAGGCCAGAGGAGGTGGTCTGTGATGTCTGTGATGAGCTGAAAGCTGTGAAGTTCTGTCTGATCTGCACGCAGTCCTACTGTGAGACCCATGTTAGGAAGCACTACACACTACCTAAACTACAGAGACACACCCTGGTGGAGGTGACTGGAGACTTGGAGGAGAGACTCTGTCAGGAACACCACAGAGCTCTGGAGGTGTTCTGCAGGACAGACCAGAAGCTGATCTGCAGTCAGTGTGTAGTAACAGAACATGAAGGACATGATGTAGTCTATGATGAGATAAAACAAGCAGGAAGACAG ACTTTTGATAGAGATCAATGTCAAAGACTAAAGCTGGCCTCAGTTGACG AAGTACTGCCCCCTCCTGGTGAGATCCAGTTCCTGTCAGTGACATCAGACTCTGTGTCTCTGAGCTGGGGTTCTCCTGAGGGACTGACAGGAGCACAGAATTTCAGTGTAACTTGGGGATGTGATGGGGAAGAGAGGAGCCTGATGGTAGAAGATGGGTGTAATGTTGAAATAGATGGACTCCAGCCTGGTAAAAAGTATCAGTTCAGTGTGGCTACAGAGGGAGAAGACGGCAGACAAAGCAGATGGGTCTCAGCATCTGTATTTACTG TGGTCCCAGCACCCAGGGACTTACAAATAAACCAGTCAGGAGCGACCTCCTTCACTGTCAGTTGGACCAAGGCTGAAGAATTGGAGAATGTCCCACAACGCTTTCTCATATCCTACTGCAGCCCGGGATCAGAGACCCGAGCAGCCAATACTGAGGACTCCTACAGAACTCTCTCTGGCCTGCTACCTGGTACTCAGTACACCATCAGTGTCTCAACTGTGTTGAACAATGGGAAACAGAGCAAACCTCTCTCTACAACCATCTGTACAAGTAAGCCTCATACCGACTCACTTCACTTCTGGGGGGCGGAATTGGACAAATCTGAACTAGACTGA